Proteins encoded by one window of Microcoleus sp. FACHB-68:
- a CDS encoding HAD-IA family hydrolase, with product MTVKVIVFDFDGTIADTLDALIAVINRLAAEFKYKQASRADIEQLKNLSSREIIKDSGVSLLKIPFLLRKVKIELAHEVPRIHPFLGMKEVLTQLRSQGNKLGIITSNSKPNVMTILQKNDAQDLFEFVYAETTLFGKHRVINKFLRKESLTPEEVVYVGDETRDIEAAKKSQIKVIAVTWGFNSKQVLAAQNPDFLIDRPEELIEVIERLQQRDLYPPKA from the coding sequence ATGACAGTAAAAGTAATTGTTTTTGATTTTGATGGCACAATTGCTGATACCCTTGATGCACTCATTGCTGTTATTAATCGTTTAGCCGCAGAATTTAAATATAAACAAGCGAGTCGTGCGGATATTGAACAGCTCAAAAACTTAAGTTCTAGAGAAATTATTAAAGATTCCGGAGTTTCACTTTTGAAAATTCCTTTCTTACTAAGAAAAGTGAAGATAGAATTAGCTCATGAGGTTCCTCGAATCCATCCATTTCTAGGCATGAAGGAAGTTCTGACGCAGCTAAGAAGTCAAGGCAATAAACTAGGAATTATTACTTCTAACTCTAAGCCAAATGTTATGACTATTCTTCAAAAAAATGATGCCCAAGATTTATTTGAGTTTGTTTATGCAGAAACTACCCTATTTGGCAAACATAGAGTCATTAACAAATTTTTGAGAAAAGAGAGTCTCACCCCAGAAGAAGTTGTTTATGTTGGCGATGAAACCCGCGATATAGAAGCGGCTAAAAAAAGTCAAATAAAAGTAATTGCCGTGACTTGGGGGTTTAATTCCAAACAAGTGTTAGCCGCGCAAAATCCAGATTTTTTAATTGATCGACCCGAAGAACTGATTGAGGTGATAGAAAGGTTACAGCAGCGAGATTTATACCCACCCAAAGCTTGA